In Primulina eburnea isolate SZY01 chromosome 5, ASM2296580v1, whole genome shotgun sequence, a single window of DNA contains:
- the LOC140831590 gene encoding class V chitinase CHIT5-like, giving the protein MDSQKTISLILAFILTFPVTKFSVADVPVPISMPPSKFSGGIPPQMPIVFPPSLPPLPLPSLPPYPGEEPPPTPTTISPTVPVTPSPPSPQMPIAFPPSPVPTPSLSRGIKGAYWPSWLAQSLPPSSIPTSYFTHIFYAFVIPDATSFQLLINRFDEQWMVPFTSALHTATPSSKALLSIGGGSGQSFSDIFSSMVRNPDNRAAFIQSSIDTARKYFFDGLDLDWEFPNNPLDMSNLAILLKEWRTSINQESLTSGKPRLLLSSAVYFSSDVSLDNVARTYPGDSIRSFVDFVNPMCYDYRGGWDTSATGSPALLYDSASDVSTSYGISQWKGDGVPAKKIVMGMPAYGHTWQLQDPNRHGIGDPAVGTGPGGGVMNYSDILEFNSANNATVVFDNATVSTYSYTGTSWIGYDDTISVEYKVKFAKAQGLGGYFFWALGSDSNWTLARTASTAWDTA; this is encoded by the exons ATGGATAGTCAGAAGACCATCTCACTAATTTTGGCATTCATTCTCACGTTTCCTGTCACAAAATTCTCAGTTGCCGATGTTCCAGTTCCGATTTCAATGCCTCCATCAAAATTTTCCGGTGGGATACCGCCACAAATGCCGATAGTCTTTCCACCATCTCTGCCGCCACTTCCCCTGCCGTCTCTGCCACCGTACCCGGGGGAAGAACCTCCACCAACTCCGACAACCATTTCACCAACTGTGCCAGTAACTCCGTCGCCTCCGTCGCCACAAATGCCAATAGCCTTTCCTCCATCTCCGGTCCCAACACCTTCGCTTTCTCGAGGCATCAAAGGCGCATACTGGCCATCATGGCTGGCGCAATCCCTACCACCATCCAGCATCCCGACTTCATATTTCACGCACATCTTTTACGCCTTTGTCATCCCCGACGCCACCAGTTTCCAGCTTTTAATCAACCGGTTTGACGAACAATGGATGGTGCCATTCACCTCAGCCCTCCACACGGCCACTCCTTCCTCCAAAGCCCTGCTATCCATCGGCGGAGGCAGTGGCCAATCCTTCAGCGACATTTTCTCCTCCATGGTAAGAAATCCCGATAACAGGGCCGCGTTTATTCAATCATccatcgacacagcaagaaaaTACTTCTTCGATGGACTCGATCTCGACTGGGAATTCCCGAACAACCCCCTAGACATGTCTAACCTTGCCATACTTCTCAAAGAATGGCGCACTTCCATAAACCAAGAATCACTCACCTCCGGCAAGCCGCGGCTGCTCCTATCATCCGCCGTGTATTTTTCTTCCGATGTGTCCCTCGATAACGTGGCGCGTACTTATCCAGGAGATTCCATCAGAAGCTTCGTAGACTTCGTTAACCCAATGTGTTACGATTACCGTGGTGGCTGGGACACTTCTGCCACCGGATCCCCCGCATTGCTCTATGACAGCGCCAGTGACGTGAGCACCAGTTATGGGATTTCACAGTGGAAGGGAGACGGCGTTCCAGCAAAGAAAATAGTGATGGGGATGCCGGCATATGGGCATACATGGCAATTGCAGGATCCGAATCGACATGGAATTGGAGATCCGGCTGTTGGCACGGGCCCCGGTGGAGGGGTGATGAATTATTCCGACATTCTCGAGTTTAATTCTGCCAATAATGCCACCGTCGTCTTCGATAACGCAACAGTGTCAACATATTCTTACACGGGAACGAGTTGGATTGGATACGACGACACGATTTCAGTTGAGTACAAAGTGAAGTTTGCCAAGGCTCAAGGACTTGGGGGGTATTTCTTTTGGGCACTTGGTTCTGACAGCAACTGGACTCTTGCTAGAACTG CTTCCACGGCATGGGACACAGCCTGA
- the LOC140832255 gene encoding uncharacterized protein, with protein MPSPEENPRYVLIGGTKIYTYDTEEEEDKDEQELTDVEKSVEEEDSSATCASDELSSITDSDIDEEVVVDYFEGIGGIGDIVNVDQLVGKVSDLSDDYSDFKDSYDETLRKFGGIALMEASWKYDQMKPGSGIKYLAEEKKLTPIKYAGSPALDGLTLVKDPRTASGRKKHHDKIPQSWPFESRKSKKFGKIPGEKKKHSKEMIAAKHRDRMMNRGGVDLQLINSKLQQMVLDGVGILSFQPMHSRDCSQVRRLASIYRLRSLCSGSGKKRFVTVSRTHHTCMPCASDKFRLEKLIGADKDDADFPVVGTMTPQFHRDTGASTSNGPQYSRARSNKQARNNKIAGKVGSYASQPISFVSSGVMNSETIDTQNISPETKDGLSNSVEIGAFEMHTTGFGSKMLAKWGFVEGGGLGKDSQGVSHPIEVVQRPKSLGLGAEVPETSTNLVNIHAPPKPTRSSAKSSNANDKLAKKDTQKLGSFEKHTKGFGSKMMAKMGFVEGMGLGKDSQGMVNPLVAVRRPKARGLGAMG; from the exons ATGCCATCTCCTGAGGAAAATCCGCGTTATGTGCTAATCGGGGGCACCAAAATATACACGTATGAcacagaagaagaagaagacaaAGACGAACAAGAATTGACTGATGTGGAAAAATCTGTAGAAGAAGAAGATTCCTCTGCTACATGTGCGAGTGATGAATTGTCATCTATTACTGATTCAGACATTGATGAAGAGGTTGTTGTGGATTACTTCGAGGGAATAGGTGGAATTGGAGACATTGTCAATGTTGATCAACTGGTGGGAAAAGTTTCAGATCTGTCTGACGATTATAGTGATTTCAAAGATAGCTATGATGAAACTCTACGGAAATTTGGTGGGATTGCACTTATGGAAGCATCGTGGAAGTATGATCAGATGAAACCTGGATCAGGAATAAAGTATCTTGCTGAAGAGAAAAAACTAACACCAATTAAGTATGCTGGGTCACCTGCTCTTGATGGCCTAACACTTGTTAAGGATCCAAGAACTGCGTCTGGGAGAAAGAAACACCATGATAAAATACCACAGTCTTGGCCTTTCGAATCTCGAAAAAGCAAAAAGTTTGGGAAAATACCAG GGGAGAAAAAGAAACACAGTAAAGAAATGATTGCAGCGAAGCATCGGGATAGAATGATGAACCGTGGTGGTGTAGATCTCCAGCTGATAAATTCA aAATTGCAGCAAATGGTTCTCGATGGTGTAGGTATCCTATCATTTCAGCCTATGCACTCACGTGATTGTTCACag GTTCGAAGACTAGCTTCAATATACCGACTGAGAAGCTTGTGCAGTGGATCTGGCAAGAAGAG ATTTGTCACAGTGTCGCGGACTCATCATACGTGTATGCCATGCGCTAGTGACAAATTTCGACTTGAGAAG CTGATAGGAGCTGACAAAGATGATGCTGATTTCCCTGTTGTCGGTACAATGACTCCTCAATTTCATAGAGACACTGGTGCTTCCACTTCAAATGGCCCGCAATATTCTCGGGCAAGATCAAATAAGCAAGCAAGAAACAATAAAATCGCTGGAAAAGTTGGCTCTTACGCTTCTCAGCCTATATCCTTCGTTTCTAGTGGCGTGATGAATTCTGAAACGATTGACACACAAAACATATCCCCAGAGACCAAAGATGGCTTATCTAACTCTGTGGAAATTGGGGCATTTGAGATGCACACCACCGGTTTTGGCTCGAAAATGTTGGCTAAATGGGGATTTGTGGAAGGCGGGGGCTTAGGAAAGGATAGCCAAGGTGTGTCGCATCCCATTGAAGTCGTTCAACGTCCTAAATCACTCGGATTGGGCGCCGAGGTTCCTGAAACAAGCACTAACTTAGTGAACATCCATGCTCCACCTAAGCCAACAAGATCAAGTGCCAAGTCTTCTAATGCAAATGATAAATTAGCAAAGAAAGACACTCAAAAACTCGGTTCTTTTGAGAAGCACACGAAGGGGTTTGGATCAAAGATGATGGCGAAGATGGGTTTTGTGGAAGGCATGGGTTTGGGCAAGGATTCTCAAGGCATGGTGAACCCTTTAGTCGCTGTCAGGCGGCCGAAGGCACGGGGACTAGGAGCCATGGGTTGA